One window of the Triticum dicoccoides isolate Atlit2015 ecotype Zavitan chromosome 3B, WEW_v2.0, whole genome shotgun sequence genome contains the following:
- the LOC119275226 gene encoding uncharacterized protein LOC119275226 — MAAFTEEERAVDDALGYPKAYARLCRAAGSGGGALGLPYAHGPPGAFLPYVLQPHEALRAKDLNETFPVVDAEAAPTANPRGFANLLWKQLHHLGNAGFDPALFRVDAYGNVLYLHADAASPLAWDVHHWFPCARGGRTVPSNLRIMQLQASRKKHNKLEFLVPWWDLQLGISVNQFLSIFASKNTDFRNRAFAFLFADGANEELSSLQAVEAHAFPHHFADMKKKLGLAPAAIVSARGSDNSVLKSIDANRPVRSNYPLIAAKKFSGEKDENVAAAHGHGGNSMMKENNNPDVDGYISNPYLSIAMARDSLRQREEAKKKQAELTELEKEAAEMQQKNEEERVAIQDLEAQLIKRRRRVEKCRRLADAQANYKTVLEKMIRDAMHQSVVYKEQLRLNQTATSTLMARLEAQRAMCDSSETELRKKYQHRDDLERQVKPFIDQARKRYRVDDEIPEERHCESFRYLPERVSRSSPLKQELRVFLEEAQRTSDAYNISLEGGEIGEGTSTMSYVNTEQPSKVISFPRRSISTDENMSYTERGRASVREKLEQSAIRERRRSRGRERKESMVSRGVGTPIKSRDGKGKAAMLESETERSHHASQTVSFPRTPSVPPSPPYRATGVYGTPRYHTEQSLPVQKDDEMLHPRRVARAEDNENMNYRGKGHVDKWLHMLMEDQQEEGNEVAYRSSEDHNAAEENGSDDEQEIQSRIGDEDESCRNEITECVDEITECVDAIVDVGGEDAATHHGTPRCRDSFDIKEEKVERKIWFLRSDSGRGFRSLPSSPSKILGMRRGSDCAGRKPKVGGDDDRRYGYEDLVSTSSSKFLSKCKQAIKKAVHK; from the exons ATGGCGGCGTTCACGGAGGAGGAGAGGGCGGTGGACGACGCGCTGGGCTACCCCAAGGCCTACGCCAGGCTCTGCCGCGccgccggcagcggcggcggcgcgctcgGCCTGCCCTACGCCCACGGCCCGCCCGGCGCCTTCCTCCCCTACGTCCTCCAGCCCCACGAG GCGCTGCGGGCCAAGGACCTGAACGAGACGTTCCCGGTGGTGGACGCGGAGGCGGCGCCCACCGCCAACCCGCGCGGCTTCGCCAACCTGCTCTGGAAGCAGCTCCACCACCTCGGCAACGCCGGCTTCGACCCGGCGCTCTTCCGCGTCGACGCATACGGGAACGTCCTCTACCTCCACGCCGACGCCGCCTCGCCCCTCGCCTGGGACGTCCACCACTGGTTCCCCTGCGCCA GGGGAGGGAGGACGGTTCCGAGCAACCTGCGGATCATGCAGCTGCAGGCGTCCAGGAAGAAGCACAACAAGCTCGAGTTCCTCGTCCCGTGGTGGGATCTGCAGCTCGGAATTTCCGTCAACCAGTTCCTCTCCATCTTCGCCTCCAAGAACACCGACTTCAGGAACAGAGCATTCGCGTTCCTCTTCGCCGATGGGGCCAACGAGGAGCTGAGCTCGCTGCAGGCGGTGGAGGCGCACGCGTTCCCGCACCATTTCGCCGACATGAAGAAGAAACTAGGCCTCGCGCCTGCCGCCATTGTCTCCGCCAGGGGCTCCGACAACTCGGTGCTCAAATCCATTGACGCCAACAGACCAGTGAGGTCCAATTACCCTTTGATCG CTGCAAAGAAGTTCTCCGGCGAAAAGGACGAGAACGTGGCGGCAGCCCACGGCCATGGTGGTAACTCGATGATGAAAGAGAACAACAACCCAGATGTCGACGGCTACATCAGCAATCCTTACTTGTCCATAGCCATGGCTAGGGACTCGCTGAGGCAGAGGGAAGAGGCGAAGAAGAAGCAAGCTGAGCTCACTGAACTGGAGAAGGAGGCGGCGGAGATGCAGCAGAAGAATGAGGAGGAGAGGGTAGCCATCCAGGACCTGGAGGCCCAACTGATCAAGAGGCGTCGGCGGGTAGAGAAGTGCCGTCGCTTGGCAGACGCCCAGGCCAACTACAAGACAGTGCTCGAGAAGATGATCAGAGACGCCATGCACCA GAGTGTTGTGTACAAGGAACAGCTCAGGCTGAACCAGACTGCAACCAGTACTCTGATGGCGAGACTGGAGGCCCAGAGAGCAATGTGTGACTCATCTGAAACCGAGCTCCGCAAGAAGTACCAGCACAGAGATGATCTGGAGAGGCAGGTGAAGCCATTCATCGATCAAGCAAGGAAGAGGTACCGGGTCGACGATGAAATCCCAGAGGAAAGGCACTGTGAGAGTTTCAGGTACTTGCCAGAAAGAGTATCGAGGAGCAGCCCTCTGAAACAGGAACTGAGGGTTTTCTTGGAGGAGGCTCAGAGGACTTCAGATGCATACAACATTTCCCTGGAGGGGGGAGAGATTGGAGAAGGGACTTCAACAATGAGTTATGTCAACACTGAACAACCTTCCAAGGTCATAAGCTTCCCAAGAAGGTCCATCTCCACCGATGAAAACATGAGTTACACTGAAAGAGGAAGAGCGTCAGTAAGGGAAAAACTAGAACAATCGGCGATCAGAGAGCGGCGTCGTAGCAGGGGAAGGGAAAGAAAGGAGAGCATGGTCTCAAGGGGTGTTGGTACACCTATCAAGTCAAGAGATGGTAAGGGCAAGGCAGCCATGCTTGAGTCCGAGACCGAAAGATCTCATCATGCAAGCCAGACAGTCTCATTTCCAAGGACCCCCTCGGTTCCACCAAGTCCTCCATATAGAGCAACCGGCGTGTACGGGACGCCGAGGTACCACACAGAGCAGTCACTACCAGTGCAAAAGGATGATGAAATGCTTCATCCTCGACGTGTTGCCAGAGCAGAAGACAATGAAAACATGAACTACAGAGGCAAGGGACATGTTGATAAGTGGCTTCATATGCTCATGGAGGACCAACAAGAAGAAGGAAATGAAGTGGCATACCGTTCCTCGGAAGATCACAATGCCGCCGAGGAGAACGGTTCGGATGATGAGCAGGAAATCCAAAGTAGAATCGGTGACGAAGACGAGAGCTGCAGGAATGAGATCACTGAATGTGTTGATGAGATCACTGAATGTGTTGACGCGATCGTCGACGTTGGTGGTGAGGATGCTGCTACTCACCATGGCACTCCAAGATGCAGGGATAGCTTTGACATCAAGGAGGAGAAAGTGGAAAGGAAGATCTGGTTCCTGAGGTCGGACAGCGGTAGGGGTTTCCGGTCCCTCCCATCCTCTCCTTCCAAGATCCTGGGAATGAGAAGAGGCTCAGACTGTGCAGGCAGGAAACCTAAGGTGGGTGGCGACGATGATCGTAGATACGGCTATGAGGATTTGGTTTCTACGAGCAGCAGCAAGTTCCTCAGCAAATGCAAGCAGGCGATCAAGAAAGCGGTACACAAATGA
- the LOC119275227 gene encoding coleoptile phototropism protein 1-like — translation MKSSSQSHSPRTPSPRARGTAAAAADHARSSSEPWVLACVDDTCVNDVESFARTVAAVKSKPRPDLLPSVLSHYAAKWLPDVATSASGRFLPPESPTATWLKKRLLLETLVAALPPDPPNGAAADDGITCDFLLKLLRAGSMVGADAALLRDLESRAARRLDQATLAAVMIPAFGHAPGGSTLLDVPLVLRLVRGFLKEGGKGAGGGAGARVAKLVDAYLAEAALEAELRPAELEELARAVPAHARAADDALYRAVDTYLKAHPGAGKEERKSLWRLIDARKLSAEAAAHAVQNDRLPVRSVMQVLFSEHGKLNRLADLGASFSGTRVPCSPAAALDLHSGSGRCPSKREALAQHQEMRRLREDVARLQVQCSALQEQVERLGSERRRRGGVGGFKWSTLWFGGGGDVARIEDSESGMERRTPASGKKGRGMATATPTPTRRTPKWRKSMS, via the exons aTGAAGTCGTCGTCTCAGAGCCACAGCCCCAGGACCCCGTCGCCGCGCGCTCGCGGCACCGCGGCGGCAGCCGCcgaccacgcgcgctcctcctcggaGCCATGGGTTCTGGCATGCGTGGACGACACGTGCGTCAACGACGTGGAGAGCTTCGCGCGCACCGTCGCCGCCGTGAAGTCCAAGCCCCGCCCCGACCTGCTCCCGAGCGTGCTGTCCCACTACGCCGCCAAGTGGCTCCCGGACGTGGCCACGTCCGCGTCCGGCCGCTTCCTGCCCCCGGAGAGCCCCACGGCCACGTGGCTCAAGAAGCGCCTGCTCCTGGAGACCCTGGTCGCCGCGCTCCCGCCGGACCCGCCCAACGGCGCGGCCGCGGACGACGGCATCACGTGCGACTTCCTGCTGAAGCTGCTCCGGGCGGGGAGCATGGTGGGCGCGGACGCGGCGCTGCTGCGGGATCTGGAGTcccgcgcggcgcggcggctggacCAGGCGACGCTGGCGGCCGTGATGATACCGGCGTTCGGGCACGCGCCGGGCGGGTCGACGCTGCTGGACGTGCCGCTGGTGCTGCGGCTGGTGCGCGGGTTCCTCAAGGAGGGCGGCaagggcgccggcggcggggccggCGCGAGGGTGGCGAAGCTGGTGGACGCGTACCTGGCGGAGGCGGCGCTGGAGGCTGAGCTGCGGCCCGCCGAGCTGGAGGAGCTCGCCCGCGCCGTGCCCGCCCACGCGCGCGCGGCcgacgacgcgctctaccgcgccgTCGACACCTACCTCAAG GCACATCCAGGCGCCGGGAAAGAGGAGCGGAAGTCGCTGTGGAGGCTGATCGACGCCCGGAAGCtgtcggcggaggcggcggcgcacgcCGTCCAGAACGACCGGCTGCCGGTGCGCTCCGTGATGCAGGTGCTCTTCTCGGAGCACGGCAAGCTGAACCGCCTGGCCGACCTGGGCGCCTCCTTCAGCGGCACCAGGGTCCCCTGCAGCCCGGCGGCGGCGCTGGACCTCCACTCCGGCAGCGGCCGCTGCCCCTCCAAGCGCGAGGCCCTGGCGCAGCACCAGGAGATGCGCCGCCTGCGCGAGGACGTCGCCAGGCTCCAG GTGCAGTGCAGCGCGCTGCAGGAGCAGGTGGAGAGGCTGGGCTCGGAGAGGAGGCGCCGCGGCGGCGTCGGCGGGTTCAAGTGGAGCACGCTctggttcggcggcggcggcgacgtcgcGAGGATCGAGGACTCGGAGAGCGGCATGGAGCGGCGGACGCCGGCGAGCGGGAAGAAGGGCAGGGGCATGGCCAcggcgacgccgacgccgacgcggcGGACCCCCAAGTGGCGCAAGTCCATGTCATGA